The Acetivibrio cellulolyticus CD2 genome has a segment encoding these proteins:
- a CDS encoding putative Ig domain-containing protein gives MLWIKFPLKNIISMVLCIAFLATIVLPVIIPIQVYASSAPSAIKYLPFNNGTNEYTDTTMMLYFDKPVTAVAGKYITIKKASDDSTFESIEATDAKITVNNSNFSVTINPAGTLSRNTKYYINIEAGAFVDQATGLNSYAGISDKTTWAFTTIPNADSIHLENASNNSISNMSEQTWNHNIQNSSGTNRMVIFQCASKNSSDTPVLATSVKFNGVNMTKLTQRSMSGGGYSVTSELWYIMDKDLPASLGSYPVTVTFSGSCSAISGTVSFYGVKQEQPEATASNTSASNSISTNITTLTNGAWLVDVYSSYLNTASPTTTVPSMSTLWSIMGASGSGASATRQINTAATESMGWQCSDVGQQSSHAIAAIAPAYANDNNNPTVSAYSPANNAVDISVSTQIGLTFSEDVKGVAGKYIYIKKSSDDSVVEKIDATCPKVSISGKEVSIQISSPLRGGTKYYVAIDSGAFADKSETQNAYAGIGDKTSWTFTTSAVIPGQNLLVNSRFDSEYSTTQSPIGWSTTGTSDADFVEFGGYSNYFNLTHYSGSAYSTYTYQTVTGLANGVYTAKAMVKSSGSQNSCYFEAKDYGGASLKYNILQTASWTEVSIGNIQVTNSQCTIGFYSDANAGNSLNIDNVEFFADISLSGSTVAENSAVGSTVGTFGSAYESGSLTYELVEGEGSTDNSCFTISGNALKTAFSPNYEVKNSYSIRVRVKDSIVQYTEKAFTINVTNVNEGITLNSLILDQSAIEDSAFSFIFPAGTFTDIDGDSLSYSATLDDNSALPAWLVFTAAERKFSGTPLNANVGTLNIKVTATDGSFSASDIFSITVSNTNDVPTDLALTKNFVAENLSTGTVVGTLSTTDEDVGDTFTYTIENGADSANFAIVGNELRTNAIFNYEVKNSYSISIKTTDAGGLSFVKAFTINITDANDGPTDISLTGTSINENISAGTAFGTINTTDADAGDTFTYTLVAGEGATDNASFSISGNQLKSGAVFNCETKSNYSIRIRATDAGGLWFEKAFAITVNNMNDAPVVAGGIADQTATEDIGFNFQFDTGAFFDEDGNSLTYIAALSGGGALPGWLSFDSDTRTFSGTPLNSDVGTISIKVTASDGTLSTFDIFSITVSNTNDTPTDITLSNNTIPETAVEGTTVGTFSTSDIDVGDTFSYTLVEGIGGANNASFTVVGNQLKVAGGITFNYDLKNSYTVGVRTTDFTGQSYDKVFTINISDSGVNNAPTDIGISNTVISENMPVGTVVGNVNSVDIDAGDIFSYTLTAGSGDIDNGSFEISGDELIIAEQADYEIKSSYTIRVTTTDAAGASFSKQFTITISDVDEAPMLANPIPDKTAYEDNGFTFQFASNTFNEPENTLMTYSAKLADGSELPGWLVFTPGTRTFTGTPLIGDVGVINVEVTASDGNLSTSDTFTITVEATNDTPTEITLSNTSIGESVALGFTVGQFGTVDEDIGDTFTYTIVEQELSAFVIEGNELKTNKMFNYEGKSSYSITIRTTDSGAGNLWFEQTFSITITDQNDTPTGILLGNNHITENSAAGTTVGTLTTSDEDVGDTFTYSLIDDVNYSDNTKFSISGNTLKTSAVFNYESKNLYTIKIRSVDFKGKYVDSVFTINVDNVNEGIVLFNLIPDQNVDEDSLFSFVFQEDTFKDLDNYAMNYTAALEDDSQLPGWLTFSPSERKFSGTPLNSNVGEISVKVTANDGNFSAFDIFTITVSNINDAPTDITLSKNTIPETTLPSSIVGTFTTSDIDAGDSFTYSLVGGTGADDNASFTIVGNQLQTAADATFDSIVQNLYKIRVRTSDSGGQSFEEAFTLTITTLRVEPVLVNEIADLSAVEDTAFSFQFAANTFIDPQGLELSYTSTLANNNILPDWLTFDSGTRTFSGLPDNSSVGTISVKLTASNGTQSTYDTFNITVSNTNDAPTNITLSANSIEENSPAGTLVGVLSTIDEDSGDSFTYTIVPINGSSDHEGFEISGVQLVSSAVFDYEAKNSYTIKIRSTDLNGSYFEKSFVIVVADVLEATPTPTATPTITPTATPTPTATPTITPTATPTPSATPTIVPTPTATPKPVESHNVEQPPVVVDTTPVVLATPTAAVTPVPSIPKLLNLLVDNGTLSPEFDPEKTLYSLKIENSISYIKITAFTEDISHIVKVDETRVSSGNSISVGLNVGINTIEIELTTGDGAMKNVYTLTVERAASKDAYLKGINVLGGQLTPSFTSSESFYSARLKSDVRIVCLIPYASSEFSAITVNDVTIKSGMISHAIGLEEGNNTLVLKVIAQDGVTSKNYYISIYVDPLPTPTIIPSPSPTPTKDNSDPFFSSLEELIEKNNLGNKDGKDQGNGEEIIEIGFPFKDVKSNHWAKDFINKLYDRKIVQGVDEVGNFMPDRTITRAEFTQIIVNSLSIPTDDASSSFNDVKENDWYYKSVSAAARYGIILGRPDGSFAPNETITRQDMACIVSKFVEKKENIDSNELEQGIDFGDRDTISAYARTSVYFAVRSSLIVGKPENKFDPKGMTTRAEAVTVIYRLLKF, from the coding sequence ATGTTATGGATAAAGTTTCCACTAAAGAATATCATATCAATGGTGCTTTGTATTGCATTTTTAGCTACCATTGTTTTGCCTGTTATTATTCCTATACAGGTATATGCTTCGTCTGCTCCTTCAGCCATAAAGTATTTGCCTTTTAATAATGGAACAAATGAATATACAGACACTACAATGATGTTATATTTTGATAAACCAGTTACTGCTGTTGCAGGCAAATACATTACAATCAAGAAAGCAAGTGATGACTCTACCTTTGAGTCTATTGAGGCAACTGATGCCAAAATCACAGTTAATAATTCCAATTTTTCAGTGACTATTAACCCAGCAGGGACTCTCAGCAGAAATACAAAATACTATATTAACATCGAGGCAGGAGCATTTGTCGACCAGGCAACTGGTCTAAACTCATATGCAGGTATTAGTGATAAGACAACATGGGCTTTTACTACTATTCCGAATGCAGATTCAATACATTTAGAAAATGCAAGCAATAACTCTATTAGTAATATGAGTGAACAAACATGGAATCATAACATACAGAATTCAAGTGGAACAAACAGGATGGTTATTTTTCAATGTGCAAGCAAGAATTCTTCTGATACACCTGTTCTAGCTACGTCTGTTAAATTTAACGGTGTTAATATGACAAAGCTTACTCAAAGATCTATGAGTGGTGGTGGGTACTCTGTTACTTCAGAATTGTGGTATATTATGGATAAGGATCTCCCGGCTTCTCTCGGTTCATATCCTGTAACTGTTACATTTTCAGGAAGTTGTTCTGCAATTTCAGGAACTGTTTCTTTTTATGGTGTTAAGCAGGAACAGCCCGAAGCTACGGCAAGTAATACTTCTGCATCAAATTCAATCTCTACAAATATAACGACACTTACGAATGGTGCATGGCTCGTCGATGTTTATTCAAGTTATTTAAATACTGCTTCCCCAACAACTACTGTCCCTAGTATGTCAACGTTGTGGAGTATAATGGGAGCTTCCGGTTCCGGAGCAAGTGCTACAAGACAGATTAATACTGCAGCTACAGAATCTATGGGCTGGCAGTGTTCTGATGTAGGACAGCAATCGTCTCATGCTATAGCAGCTATTGCACCGGCATATGCAAATGATAACAATAATCCGACAGTTTCAGCTTACAGCCCTGCAAATAATGCTGTCGATATATCTGTTTCAACGCAGATTGGTCTTACATTCAGTGAAGATGTTAAAGGTGTTGCAGGAAAATATATTTATATAAAGAAGAGCAGTGATGATAGTGTTGTAGAAAAAATTGATGCAACGTGTCCAAAGGTATCCATAAGTGGGAAAGAAGTTTCAATTCAAATATCTTCGCCACTGAGAGGGGGTACCAAGTACTATGTTGCCATAGATTCAGGAGCTTTTGCTGATAAAAGTGAAACTCAGAATGCTTATGCCGGAATCGGTGATAAAACAAGTTGGACTTTTACTACAAGTGCTGTAATCCCTGGACAGAATTTGCTTGTCAATTCAAGGTTTGATTCTGAATACAGTACCACTCAGTCGCCTATCGGATGGAGTACTACAGGAACTTCTGACGCTGATTTTGTTGAATTTGGAGGATATTCGAATTATTTTAACCTGACACACTATAGCGGTTCTGCCTATTCAACCTACACATACCAGACAGTAACTGGTCTTGCAAATGGTGTGTACACTGCTAAGGCCATGGTCAAGTCTTCCGGTTCTCAGAATTCATGTTACTTTGAAGCAAAGGATTATGGCGGGGCTTCACTAAAATATAATATTTTACAGACAGCAAGCTGGACTGAGGTAAGTATTGGAAACATTCAGGTTACAAATAGCCAGTGTACAATTGGTTTTTATTCGGATGCTAATGCAGGCAACAGTTTAAACATAGATAATGTGGAATTCTTTGCTGACATTTCTTTATCTGGAAGCACTGTGGCAGAGAATTCAGCGGTTGGCTCAACAGTAGGAACCTTTGGTAGTGCATATGAAAGCGGATCTCTTACCTACGAATTGGTCGAAGGAGAAGGATCAACTGACAATTCCTGCTTTACCATATCGGGCAATGCACTAAAGACAGCGTTTTCTCCAAACTATGAAGTTAAAAACAGCTATAGCATAAGAGTCAGGGTAAAAGATTCTATAGTGCAGTATACTGAAAAGGCATTTACAATTAATGTTACAAATGTAAATGAAGGCATTACACTTAACAGTCTGATACTTGATCAAAGTGCGATAGAAGATTCTGCATTTTCTTTTATATTTCCAGCAGGCACTTTTACGGATATTGATGGAGACAGCCTGAGTTATTCGGCAACTTTGGATGATAACAGTGCTCTTCCGGCATGGTTGGTTTTTACAGCAGCAGAAAGAAAATTTAGTGGGACACCTTTAAATGCAAATGTAGGAACATTAAATATAAAGGTTACAGCGACAGATGGGAGTTTTTCTGCTTCAGATATTTTCAGTATAACTGTTTCAAATACAAATGACGTACCAACTGACCTTGCATTGACAAAGAACTTTGTAGCTGAAAATCTTTCAACCGGCACTGTAGTGGGAACATTAAGCACTACAGATGAAGATGTAGGGGATACATTTACATATACAATTGAGAATGGTGCGGATAGTGCTAATTTTGCTATTGTGGGAAATGAACTTAGGACAAACGCTATATTCAACTATGAGGTGAAGAACAGCTATTCAATAAGTATAAAAACAACTGATGCAGGTGGACTTTCATTTGTTAAGGCTTTTACAATTAACATAACAGATGCGAATGACGGACCGACGGACATTTCATTGACAGGTACCAGCATTAATGAAAATATTTCGGCAGGAACTGCTTTTGGGACAATAAATACCACAGATGCTGATGCTGGAGATACTTTTACATATACGCTGGTTGCTGGAGAAGGTGCAACTGATAATGCCAGCTTTTCAATATCGGGAAATCAGCTCAAGAGTGGTGCTGTTTTTAATTGTGAGACCAAAAGCAATTATAGCATCAGAATAAGAGCAACTGATGCAGGTGGACTTTGGTTTGAAAAAGCATTTGCAATAACAGTAAATAATATGAATGATGCACCTGTAGTAGCTGGAGGAATAGCAGATCAGACGGCAACTGAGGATATTGGATTCAATTTTCAGTTTGATACCGGCGCCTTTTTTGATGAAGATGGTAACTCTTTGACTTATATAGCAGCACTTTCAGGAGGTGGAGCTTTACCGGGGTGGCTGTCATTTGACTCCGATACAAGGACTTTTAGTGGTACGCCGTTAAACAGCGATGTAGGAACAATTAGCATAAAAGTTACAGCAAGTGATGGGACTTTGTCCACCTTTGATATATTTTCAATTACTGTTTCAAATACCAACGATACCCCAACAGATATTACGCTTTCCAATAACACAATACCGGAGACAGCAGTGGAAGGAACAACTGTAGGAACATTCTCAACATCGGATATAGACGTGGGAGATACTTTTTCATATACACTGGTAGAAGGTATAGGTGGTGCTAATAATGCCAGCTTTACAGTAGTTGGAAATCAGCTGAAAGTCGCAGGAGGCATAACCTTCAATTATGACCTTAAGAACAGCTATACAGTAGGCGTTAGAACAACTGATTTTACAGGGCAGTCTTATGACAAGGTGTTTACAATAAATATCAGTGACAGTGGAGTTAATAATGCACCCACAGATATAGGAATTTCAAATACCGTTATATCAGAAAATATGCCTGTTGGAACGGTAGTTGGGAATGTGAATTCTGTAGATATTGATGCAGGTGATATATTTTCATACACTTTGACAGCAGGAAGCGGCGATATTGACAATGGAAGCTTTGAAATTTCGGGTGATGAGCTTATAATTGCTGAACAGGCCGACTATGAAATAAAGAGCAGCTATACAATCAGAGTTACAACAACTGATGCAGCAGGGGCTTCTTTTTCAAAACAATTCACAATTACTATTTCAGATGTGGATGAAGCACCAATGCTGGCAAATCCTATTCCAGATAAAACTGCTTATGAGGATAACGGATTTACCTTCCAATTTGCTTCTAATACGTTTAACGAGCCTGAAAACACTCTAATGACATATTCAGCAAAACTTGCTGATGGAAGTGAACTTCCAGGTTGGCTGGTGTTTACGCCAGGCACAAGAACCTTTACAGGAACTCCTCTTATTGGAGATGTAGGGGTAATTAATGTTGAGGTAACAGCAAGTGATGGGAATTTGTCTACTTCCGATACATTTACTATTACTGTGGAGGCCACAAATGATACACCTACAGAAATTACGTTGAGTAACACAAGTATAGGTGAGAGTGTTGCATTGGGATTTACAGTCGGACAATTTGGTACTGTGGATGAAGATATAGGTGATACATTTACATATACAATAGTGGAACAGGAGTTGTCTGCTTTCGTTATTGAAGGAAATGAGCTAAAGACGAACAAAATGTTTAATTATGAAGGAAAAAGCAGCTACAGTATAACAATAAGAACAACTGATTCTGGAGCAGGCAATCTATGGTTTGAACAAACGTTTTCCATTACGATAACTGACCAAAATGATACTCCGACAGGTATCTTATTGGGAAATAATCATATAACTGAAAATTCTGCTGCAGGAACTACTGTTGGAACATTAACAACTTCAGATGAAGACGTAGGAGATACTTTTACGTATTCACTAATTGATGACGTTAATTATAGTGACAACACAAAGTTTAGCATATCTGGTAATACACTCAAGACTTCCGCAGTTTTTAACTATGAATCGAAAAATCTTTACACTATAAAAATAAGAAGTGTAGATTTCAAAGGAAAATACGTAGATAGTGTATTTACAATTAATGTAGATAATGTAAATGAGGGTATTGTACTTTTCAATTTGATACCTGACCAGAATGTTGATGAAGATTCTTTGTTCAGTTTCGTTTTTCAGGAAGATACCTTCAAAGATCTTGATAATTATGCAATGAATTATACTGCGGCTTTAGAGGATGACAGTCAGCTACCTGGATGGTTGACTTTTAGCCCATCAGAAAGGAAATTCAGCGGTACACCGCTAAATAGTAATGTTGGGGAAATAAGTGTTAAGGTAACAGCAAATGATGGAAACTTTTCCGCTTTTGACATATTTACAATTACTGTTTCAAACATCAACGATGCTCCAACTGATATTACTCTTTCAAAGAACACAATACCAGAAACGACACTTCCTTCATCTATAGTGGGAACATTTACAACATCAGATATAGACGCAGGTGATTCTTTTACATATTCTTTGGTAGGTGGGACAGGTGCTGATGATAATGCTAGCTTTACAATTGTTGGGAACCAGTTGCAGACTGCTGCTGATGCAACCTTTGATTCTATTGTACAGAATCTATACAAAATAAGGGTTAGAACGAGTGACTCAGGTGGACAGTCTTTTGAAGAAGCGTTTACTTTAACAATAACTACCTTAAGAGTAGAACCTGTGCTGGTAAATGAGATTGCCGATTTAAGTGCGGTGGAAGATACTGCATTTAGCTTCCAATTTGCGGCTAATACTTTTATTGATCCCCAGGGACTTGAATTATCGTATACATCAACTTTGGCCAATAATAACATTCTTCCTGACTGGCTTACATTTGACTCTGGAACAAGGACTTTTAGCGGACTACCTGATAATAGCAGTGTAGGAACAATAAGTGTAAAGTTAACAGCAAGCAACGGAACTCAATCGACATATGATACGTTTAATATTACAGTTTCAAATACAAATGATGCTCCAACGAACATAACATTATCTGCAAATAGTATTGAAGAAAATAGTCCGGCAGGAACCCTTGTTGGAGTGCTTAGTACTATTGATGAAGATTCAGGAGATAGTTTTACTTATACAATTGTACCTATTAATGGAAGCTCAGATCATGAAGGATTCGAAATATCAGGAGTTCAGCTTGTATCAAGTGCTGTATTTGATTACGAAGCTAAAAATAGCTATACCATAAAGATTAGAAGTACCGATCTCAATGGATCGTACTTTGAAAAATCGTTTGTGATAGTAGTTGCTGATGTATTGGAAGCAACACCAACGCCTACTGCAACCCCAACGATTACACCTACTGCAACACCGACGCCTACTGCAACCCCAACGATTACACCTACTGCAACACCGACACCATCTGCAACACCAACGATTGTGCCTACCCCAACAGCGACACCGAAACCCGTTGAGTCGCATAATGTAGAACAGCCTCCGGTGGTAGTTGATACAACTCCGGTAGTGTTAGCCACGCCCACGGCTGCAGTAACTCCTGTACCAAGTATTCCAAAGCTATTAAACCTTTTAGTCGATAATGGTACATTATCACCTGAATTCGATCCTGAAAAGACGCTATATTCGTTAAAGATAGAAAATAGCATTTCATATATAAAAATAACTGCATTTACTGAAGACATAAGCCACATAGTAAAGGTTGATGAAACTAGAGTATCTTCCGGAAATTCTATTTCTGTAGGTCTTAATGTAGGAATTAATACTATAGAAATTGAGTTGACAACCGGGGATGGTGCTATGAAAAACGTATATACCTTGACAGTGGAGAGGGCGGCATCTAAAGATGCATATCTTAAAGGCATTAATGTGTTAGGTGGTCAATTAACTCCAAGCTTTACCAGTAGCGAATCCTTTTATAGTGCCAGATTGAAAAGCGATGTACGTATTGTTTGCTTAATTCCATACGCTTCCAGTGAATTTTCGGCCATAACAGTTAATGACGTTACAATTAAGAGCGGAATGATATCTCATGCTATAGGATTGGAAGAAGGAAATAATACACTTGTTTTGAAGGTGATAGCGCAGGATGGTGTGACCAGTAAAAACTATTATATATCTATATATGTTGACCCTTTACCAACACCAACAATAATCCCATCACCAAGTCCGACGCCGACAAAGGACAACTCTGATCCGTTTTTCTCTTCACTTGAGGAGTTGATTGAGAAAAACAATCTGGGCAATAAAGATGGAAAGGATCAGGGAAATGGTGAAGAAATAATTGAGATAGGTTTTCCGTTTAAAGATGTAAAATCAAATCATTGGGCTAAAGATTTTATTAACAAATTGTACGACAGAAAAATAGTACAGGGAGTAGATGAGGTGGGTAATTTTATGCCTGACCGGACTATAACCAGAGCAGAATTCACGCAAATAATTGTTAATTCGTTGAGTATACCAACTGATGATGCCAGTTCATCATTTAATGATGTAAAGGAAAATGACTGGTATTACAAATCTGTATCTGCTGCTGCAAGATATGGAATTATACTTGGAAGACCTGATGGTAGTTTTGCGCCGAATGAAACAATAACCCGTCAGGATATGGCTTGTATTGTTTCTAAGTTTGTTGAAAAGAAGGAAAATATTGATTCAAATGAGTTAGAGCAAGGAATCGATTTTGGCGATAGAGATACTATAAGCGCATATGCCAGGACTAGTGTTTATTTCGCTGTAAGAAGTAGTTTGATTGTAGGAAAGCCTGAAAATAAGTTTGATCCTAAAGGGATGACAACAAGAGCAGAGGCAGTAACTGTCATATACAGACTTCTAAAGTTTTAA